The Brassica napus cultivar Da-Ae chromosome C7, Da-Ae, whole genome shotgun sequence genomic interval attgaaaaatatgttaggATCTTCTGTAAATTAATTACTTAAGTAATTAAATcagttacttaattattttacgTGAATAAAATATACAGTCTTATAAATTAACTTATATAAGTAAGATAAACGAATATTTTGGGTCCGATTAGTTGGGTTGTAAGTGCAGAAATTTTGTTGTAAGAATTTAGTTTGTAGATCTTAGGTTTTAGTGATgtagttgtaatttttttagtgcagaaaaatataacaatttttaaactggttttttaagaaaaaaatatattttacaaggATTGTAGTTTTAAAGAGGAGGGTCaattaagttaaaaaaagaataattatacaaaatttatataaaaaaaaagtgaaatgaAACATTTCTACAATCCAGCCAATCAAATACATAGCTAAAATTTAATCAACTTTTTTCATTTTGCTCATTgccttatatataattttgaataacaaaaatatcataaatttaaatattaatttttttgaaattcgttagacagaaaaataaataaataactgaaaataatttataattgtctagctacttatatttttataatagattatgatatttatatattaaaataaacataaaaatatataataaaaactaaaatttaaacaaaaaacccGGCCGTAGCCCGGGCTgatcctagtatatatatatatatgctctaAAGTCAGATTCAATGCTCAAGCTCGCATGTAACTATGTATCACTTAGTCTTTTTACCTCACTATTTGAAACCTGTTCGGGATAAATCTCTACGAGATTTCATTCAGAGATATAAGCATAATAAAATCCCACAAAGATCTCTAGCTAGTTCTACTGAAAGCGAGTGCCTCATCTAAACTTCTTCGTCGGAAACAAGCTGAAGGATGAGATTGAGCTTAGAAATATGATTGTTCCGTCATTTATTTATATCAATACGAAACATCGAATCAATGTCACAACAAGTGGAAGACcacctttctcttcttctccaccattttttcttcttttcgcGTCCCTTAGTTagataagaacaaaaaaaaatgggcCGCCAAAACTTCAGTTCAGATTGATGATTGATGGCCCAGGAAGAAGACTGATGGAcaaaaaaacatcttatatcATCAATGAATTGTGCTCTAATCAGGTGAAATGTTGAGGTCTTTTGTGAATTTACTATTCATTCagtttcattaaaatatttgttagccaaaaaattgttttatctttaaaatatattatttttaactcaataagtatttttttagaaatttattccaatagatatatatatatatatataacagaatTAATAACatgtatttattataaaaaatactaCACATTAGaagaaatttcatttttattttatatttttaaaaggtatagaaatatattagaaatggtCCGTTTATTGTAATACGACGATGCAATCATGTCAGAATATGTGCTTGATTTGTTAACACACTTCGTATTTAACATTTAATAAAAGTCTCTCAGTCATGTAAATACTCGCTAAAAGTTTTAATCGATTTTTTAATCCAAATTGCCGATAGCTTGGTCAGTTTCTTCAGGTAATTTGCTATTGACGGATACAAGTTGACCCTGTTATCTTGGAAATGTAGGCTACGTTGGCATTTTTTAGATTTATCATTTAAGTTTTGGGTCAACTATATCATTTAATATGGGTTTacctcttctccttctttcagtagtttaatttttttaattatatattcatgtttgacaaaaaaattatatattcatgttATTTAGTTGTTCATTTTCATTAATAGGCTGACGAATATTCACAGCTGTGATTCACATAATTATGGTTCTTGCGGTGTCCATCGCTAGCTCTTCTTGGACAATTTCCACATGAATCGCTAATTTCTTACTTAGAATTTAGAAAATGTGATGTCTGTTTTTTTACAACAtgaatcatattattttagttcCATATGATATCATCAAAGCTTGGTAgtgttataataaaaaaatagttttaaaagaaaatgtaaTTAAGTGTATTCAGTATATTGCTCTTTGACGTCGTCAAAACACTGAATAAAGTAATTACACTGGCCACAAAACAACAAATTATCTCACTGTACGtttgttattaatatatagCCGACCATCCATAATGATTATTCTTAAAATGTTAATTCTTATTTAAGTGACaccactgtttttttttttttttttggtaaaatgttaaagaTTATATTAccaagttttcattttttacagaAGAACACAGACACAAAGTAGCAGAGTGCAAGAATTGAAACTAAACAGATCATCTAAAGCAGAGTACAACTTTAAACAAAAGAAGATGATGTCCGGAAAGGGACTGATGTTAACGTAGCAGCGACGGACCTAATGAGAGGGTATGAGCGGAACAAGCCTCCAGTTGCCGTGAGCTACCGGAGAGAAAGGTGCCCTCAAACCTTGAAGCACCGGCTCCTACAGCTTCTAGAAACCCACTCATCAATACATTCCCAAAGAATCACGTCTCGAGCTCGCAAGCACATCCAACATTGCCTCACCGGCAGCACGAGGAGGAGTCCACAACCGGCGATATCGTCGTTCGGGACGGGAGTTCGAAGATTGCTGCCTCCAACTCCTCCACCCCGGGACCGTGTACACCCTTTTAACCCACCACACATATAGAGCAGTGAGACAGGTCGGGCACATCTCCTCCGGAGAAACAACCGTCGAACGTAGAAAGAAGCCCGAGAGCCAAGCTAACACCTTTCCGCTGACCTAAGAACCACTCGCTTTCACCAAAGCCAACTTGCTAAGATGACGAAGGGACAGAGACTGGTGACCAGGAGCGCCACACCGTAGGACCTACTCCAGCtttagagtgatgtaagaaCCACATGTCAAGAGGAGCTCGACAGGGGGAGACATCAGCTTCACGCGCCGCCACTGGCGAGATCGCAAGGAAGAGACGACGATCCCTTGGAATCTCTCCACGCGCGACCTCATGGAGACCACCAGAGAATCAAAAGAGGAGCAGAGGAACTTGAGATCCACAGATCCACAAGCGCCAAGCCCGCTCTGAAACCAGACACTACGAAGCCATCAGCCACGCTCCACAGCGACAGTATCGAACGAGCTTATCGCACGACTCACGCGCCACCAACTCGAAGAGATTTGGTCAGAGAAAGGGAAAACGTCACCGAGCAGAGATCCCTTCGCAGACCGGAGACACCACAATAGAAGGGAAGACCGTCCTCAAGCCCCACCGCAAACCACCATGGACCACCAGATCTGAGCCAGGAACCGCCGGATCTGAACCGGAGACAACTCGACCAAGCCCAACCCCAGCCGAAATAGAGATAGACCACGGAGATGAACAGATAAACGGAATAGAAACACAGAGAGAAGCTACCGGCGACCACCCCTAGGGGACGGCGGCCGCCGGGAGAACACaacaaaattagggtttttttttttttttaagttagagagaggttggagcgTAAAAAGTTCGACGCACAATTAACTTTTGTTTGTAGATCAAGTGACACCACTGTTTGTTGTTTATACGGTTTAGTTGGACTGCACAAAGAAAGTCTAGCTAGTTGAACTAATATACTTCCCTCTGTATTTGAAGGATTAAGGTTTctcacacatattaaaatttttcatttttattatttttggtctTATCAATAATGTTATACCActtataattttacattttaatttatgtttattttaaaagacaaatgcattagttatattattaaacattaaatttttgtaacattagttatttatatatggaAGGAGTATATGGGAATTGAAAATGTTTCAGtgatattgttaatttataagTCGTCATGCAATGGAATCAAggcttctttctttctttttttgaaaaagagaaATCAAACTTTTTCGTTTTAAAGTAGTTGGTTAGTCCATCAAAtaacacaaatttagaaagaaaTTGCTAACAATGCCACAAATTAAGtatcatttttcaaaaatacacttagtcaaaaatatactaaaatttgagtttaggttttagtgaTTAGcttttagggtttaatattcaTTGGTTGGGGTGAATTTATAAATGTTCagtaaatatttagaaaaattagtttagtgttatataatcacaaatttatggtatttatgaaaataaccatttatgaatggtaaatttgaaaaatggtATCAAACTTGTGGTAGAATTGAAATTTCTCCAAATTTAGATAAGGCAATCTAAATTCACATGTCTTGTATAACCATTTATTATAAGAGTTAGTTTGAGGGCGTACATGTTGATGTAAAATAGGCATAAATATCATGTAATGACAATAGTGAAAGCTGagaagaatgttttttttttttgctacgaacgttaatatcatataaatgaaTAAAGGATCCTACAAGAGTTTGAAAGTCCTACGATAAGGTTTCCCAggcaaaaaataaaacaaggaAACATTACAAAAGAATTATCCTAAGAGAATTTGATTACATCAGCCATTTTGCCAAGAGTGGCCTGAAGTTCTTCTTTGGTCTTCTTCCTAAGAGGGTGTTACGGATGTCTCTGTCGATCAGTCTGAAGACAGTGCTCGCTGGGATGAGGATCTGATTGTGAAGCTGGTTGTTCCGTTGCCTACATATGTTGTAGATCGTAGAGTGAGTGGCGACCTTCCGCAAGAGAGAAGGAGCTAATGTGGAGTCGCTTCTTATCCAAGAAAGGAGCTCAGCCCATTCAGTGAAGCCTCTGTGAATTTGTTTCAGTCTGGCCATCATGCATCTCCACAGTTCTGTGGCATAACCGCAATGTAGCAATATATGATCCCTTTTTTGCTCCCCAAACAGACAGACTGGACAAGAAGTCTTCTTGGTTACACCCCAGCTAGCTAGTCTTGTTCGCGTTGGCAATCTATCCAGCTGTGCAGTCCATAGGTTGAAAGCATGCTTTGGCACGCAACCCTTGAACCAAACCGTAGATGACCAATCTTTCTTAGTGGTTCTCGGTCTGATGATATCCCAAGTCCTTGCAGAATTGAACTCTCTTGACTCGATCCCGTTTGCTACCCAAACATGCTCATCCTATACAGTGCTCAGACTAGGTATCAATCACAGTAAGATGAGTATGTAGTGTTATCTCTGCGTCAGATCTTGGGGAGCGAAGGTTCCAGCCCACAGTCGAGCAGACTTCCGAAACAGAGGCGTTAGGTGGAACTCTGAGATGATGTGGGCCGCTTTCACCGATGAGTTTGATAATAGGACCCGTAGACAGCCATGAATCATACCAGAAGCCATGCCCGTCCTAGCCATAAGGCAGGTAAAGCTGTTGCTTTAGGCCACatttatatttaacatttttagggCCACAAAATCTTATAATGTGTGTAATGAACATAAGTGGtcgttttatattttctttattataagATGTAATATTTAGTCATTTTCCTTTTTCTCATACTTTCTTGGTGTCTTCTTTCAATAGAATCCCATTGGATATAATTGATACTAAAGAATATTTAGTCATTTTCCTTTTTCTCATACTTTCCTAGTGTCTTTTTGTATAACTAAtaatcatgtatatatatttcgtTTTAACTATCATTTATTGTCATCTAACTTATCATAGTTAAAGacagtcatattttatatttcaaacacATATAGTAatgcatttttcttatatttttatgattttcttgattctttatataaatgtaaaataacttAACAAAAATCCAAGTTAAAATTTACAGCAATCACAACTAAACTGTtatatttgtttgatttaaaagATAACCGGAATTTGGTTTCTTATATTTGGTTTTATtcctatataaaataaaaatatagtaatgataaacaaaattcaaaatttctgaaaataaattaaaggccacattttttttattttggtttaggcCACTGGATATTCCGGGCCGGCACTGCCAGAAGCTTGATGTTGCGCCATTCCCCAAGTTGCAACGTATGAAGAGTTCAGCTAGGGGACGCAGCTTTAGGATAGATTTCCAGGTCCAAGAGTCGGTCTCCGCTAGAGAGAGAGCCCAAAAGCTTGAGGTTCTTAGGTGGTGATGTGTGTGTGCCGCTGTTCCCACAGAGATCTGGTTCCAGAGAAAAGCATCCATATATATCTGAGGCAGAGAGTTGGGTTCCATGCTGAGAAGAATGTTGAACGGAAATCAAGGGGGACCTAGGGTTAAATGTCTTGTCTGATCCAGCGTTTCATGTACAGAGTAAGAATAAAAACAATGAGGATTTACGTTGATGTAAAATCAGCATAAATATTATGTTACAACAATAGtgtatattatttattgtgTAGTGTTTTTGGACTTGGTGTCTTCAAATTTAAGTCGTGGGTTGATTGAGTGGCGTTGGgctctctctataaatacagtTTTAGGCTTTAGCCACCAAAACCTATCTATATCCCTGATATGTGTTTATAGTCGGACGACTTAGACCCCAGGCGGCAAGTTTGTGACCTTCTTTTATGAGTTATCCACTCAAAGACTCTGCATATGTCATACTTTTTGAAAGAAATCGAGACAATAATTAGCGGATCATGCGATGGATCTCACATAACTTCCCGACCACTATTTTTGGACATTAATTTTTGGATAATGTATAAACGCCAAAGAGACTGGTGAGGGTGGCATTACtattctaaaataatttaattaaaatttaaactcgaaattcaaaatatgacttATTCCTCGACTAAAAATTAAAGTAGATAGTGGGTTTTCTTTACATTTCTTAATCATTTCCACggttaaaataaatgatttccTTAATCATAGAATACAAATGATCGAAAGTGGAATCCGTATCAAGATTTTGCCTTTATTTTTTTCGTTGGCTATTAATACTAGTAGAGGATTAATGATACTATTTCATGTTCTTTATAGATTTTGGAGTTTCCTCTTCGTTTTTATTGGTTTCGTATGTTATCTTTCTTTTCAATACATTTAATGTTTTCTGCTTTTTTATGTGGcagctttttttttataacaaagcTTTTGACTCATAATGtgtttctcaaaatatatagcTATCAAGAAGTATCACCATATTgatttatatggtttttgacATTTCTCTAAACAACCGTATGCAAGTTGTAGGTTTTGA includes:
- the LOC125590668 gene encoding uncharacterized protein LOC125590668 — protein: MWPKATALPALWLGRAWLLDEHVWVANGIESREFNSARTWDIIRPRTTKKDWSSTVWFKGCVPKHAFNLWTAQLDRLPTRTRLASWGVTKKTSCPVCLFGEQKRDHILLHCGYATELWRCMMARLKQIHRGFTEWAELLSWIRSDSTLAPSLLRKVATHSTIYNICRQRNNQLHNQILIPASTVFRLIDRDIRNTLLGRRPKKNFRPLLAKWLM